A genomic region of Tsukamurella pulmonis contains the following coding sequences:
- a CDS encoding DUF3566 domain-containing protein → MSTPGTGSGQSPESGPEAGRQPVRIPRRDTDVGRVIDAPTEGVERDELPKNLPDLDKIHHVAPAAAPTSPMPAQASATPDPAPASAPAEKAEPAPAGEAAPSNLHTVGGTPARAAGVKTQAAAGPVRAGMQLRSIDPWTTFKISGVISVVLFFVWMIAVGVLYIVLSGMGVWSKINDSFQTLTNEQAGVSLLTAGNVFTYAGLAGLANVILLTALATVGAFIYNLCADLVGGVEVTLADRD, encoded by the coding sequence GTGAGTACCCCTGGAACCGGTTCCGGCCAGTCGCCGGAGTCCGGACCGGAGGCGGGCCGGCAGCCCGTCCGCATCCCGCGACGCGACACCGACGTCGGCCGCGTGATCGACGCCCCCACCGAGGGCGTCGAGCGCGACGAGCTGCCGAAGAACCTGCCCGACCTGGACAAGATCCATCACGTCGCTCCCGCGGCCGCCCCGACGTCGCCGATGCCCGCGCAGGCCTCGGCGACGCCGGACCCGGCCCCGGCGTCGGCGCCGGCGGAGAAGGCCGAGCCCGCCCCGGCGGGGGAGGCGGCACCGTCGAACCTGCACACCGTGGGCGGCACGCCCGCGCGTGCGGCGGGTGTGAAGACGCAAGCCGCGGCCGGTCCGGTGCGCGCGGGCATGCAGCTGCGCAGCATCGACCCGTGGACCACGTTCAAGATCTCCGGCGTGATCTCCGTGGTGCTGTTCTTCGTGTGGATGATCGCCGTCGGCGTGCTGTACATCGTGCTCAGCGGCATGGGCGTGTGGAGCAAGATCAACGACAGCTTCCAGACGCTCACCAACGAGCAGGCCGGCGTCAGCCTGCTGACGGCGGGCAACGTGTTCACCTACGCCGGCCTCGCCGGCCTGGCGAACGTGATCCTGCTGACCGCGCTCGCCACCGTGGGCGCGTTCATCTACAACCTCTGCGCCGACCTGGTCGGCGGCGTCGAGGTGACCCTCGCCGATAGGGATTGA
- a CDS encoding PaaI family thioesterase — MSAPSRLPAHSPSCMGCGPENASGLQLEVYRDEDRVFADHSFTEKHSGGPGLAHGGAISAACDDIMGFTLWIAGTPAVTRTLTVKYRRPVPLHVPVRLTAWIDEDADHTLHIGASGTVEGETYFSATSEFVKVDLTHFARYADTSTVDSFFVNFLRAD; from the coding sequence ATGTCAGCACCCAGCAGACTGCCCGCGCACTCCCCATCGTGCATGGGCTGCGGGCCGGAAAATGCCAGCGGCCTGCAGCTCGAGGTCTACCGCGACGAGGACCGAGTCTTTGCAGATCACTCCTTCACCGAAAAGCATTCCGGTGGACCAGGTCTGGCGCATGGAGGGGCCATCTCGGCCGCGTGCGACGACATCATGGGATTTACGCTGTGGATCGCCGGCACCCCGGCCGTCACGCGCACGTTGACGGTCAAGTACCGCCGACCGGTACCCCTCCACGTACCAGTACGCCTCACGGCGTGGATCGACGAGGACGCCGATCACACCCTGCACATCGGGGCGAGCGGGACCGTGGAGGGCGAGACCTACTTTTCCGCCACTAGCGAGTTCGTGAAAGTCGATCTCACGCACTTCGCGCGCTACGCCGACACCTCCACGGTAGACAGCTTTTTCGTCAATTTCCTCCGCGCGGACTGA
- a CDS encoding transglutaminase-like domain-containing protein, with translation MTTSPTNAVSPAALTGSRFLDIEHATVATFTREAVGNATTDKDKARRLFTAVRDAIRYDPYTVSNDPEHYRASHVIESGRGYCVPKAVVLTAAFRAAGIPARFGFADVRNHLQTGTLRELMGTDVFVYHGYSHVYIDGRWLKATPAFNSELCARFGVAPIDFTGDSDALLHAHSADGSTHMEYVRERGTYNDLPLDNILAALKQAYGPLIFTQRATPLDAFHA, from the coding sequence ATGACCACATCACCGACAAACGCGGTCAGCCCGGCGGCGCTGACGGGTTCACGCTTCCTCGACATCGAGCACGCCACCGTCGCGACCTTCACACGCGAAGCCGTCGGCAACGCGACCACCGACAAAGACAAAGCTCGCCGCCTGTTCACCGCGGTACGCGACGCCATCCGCTACGACCCGTACACCGTCTCCAACGACCCAGAGCATTACCGGGCCAGCCACGTAATCGAATCCGGACGTGGATACTGCGTCCCCAAGGCCGTCGTGCTCACCGCCGCATTTCGCGCCGCCGGGATCCCAGCGCGGTTCGGCTTCGCCGACGTCCGTAACCACCTCCAAACGGGCACCCTACGTGAGCTGATGGGAACCGACGTCTTCGTCTATCACGGGTACAGCCACGTCTACATCGACGGACGGTGGCTCAAGGCAACACCCGCGTTCAACTCGGAACTGTGCGCACGGTTCGGAGTTGCCCCGATCGACTTCACCGGCGACAGCGACGCGTTGCTCCACGCTCACTCCGCGGACGGCTCAACACACATGGAGTACGTCCGCGAAAGAGGTACGTACAACGACCTGCCTCTCGACAACATCCTGGCGGCTCTCAAACAGGCCTATGGCCCTCTGATATTCACGCAGCGTGCGACGCCACTAGATGCATTCCACGCCTAA
- a CDS encoding TetR/AcrR family transcriptional regulator, giving the protein MRVAVSIDGLDDVDPRRVRSRNRLLDATAVLLRRGGVEAVTVEAVTSLSRVARTTLYRHFGSTTDLVAAAFERLLPQADRHELSGSVREDLIRLMDRQADVIEQAPLQVTTVAWLAMVPERAGEQSNALAPLRARVVDHYREPFDRLLTSASAVDELDDFDLTLAITQLVGPLIFAKITGIRAVDADDRRRIVDDFLTAHRRMP; this is encoded by the coding sequence ATGCGGGTAGCGGTGAGCATCGATGGCCTCGACGACGTCGATCCGCGGCGGGTTCGTTCCAGGAACCGTCTACTCGACGCCACGGCGGTGTTGCTGCGCAGAGGGGGAGTGGAGGCTGTCACCGTCGAGGCGGTCACCAGCTTGTCCAGGGTTGCCCGCACAACCCTCTACCGGCACTTTGGCAGTACCACCGACCTGGTCGCCGCTGCCTTCGAGCGTTTGCTGCCCCAGGCCGATCGCCACGAACTCTCGGGGTCGGTGCGCGAGGACTTGATCCGGTTGATGGATCGTCAGGCGGACGTCATCGAACAGGCGCCGCTGCAGGTCACCACGGTCGCGTGGTTGGCGATGGTGCCCGAACGGGCCGGCGAGCAGAGCAACGCCCTGGCCCCACTGCGTGCGCGGGTGGTCGATCACTACCGCGAACCGTTCGACCGATTGCTCACCAGTGCCAGTGCCGTCGACGAGCTCGACGATTTCGACCTGACCCTGGCCATCACCCAGCTCGTCGGACCGCTGATCTTCGCCAAAATCACCGGCATCCGGGCCGTCGACGCCGATGACCGCCGCCGCATCGTCGACGACTTCCTGACGGCGCATCGCCGCATGCCCTGA
- a CDS encoding 2Fe-2S iron-sulfur cluster-binding protein produces MATITYVTHDGEDYPAPVTPGRSLMQIAVDEAIPGIDGDCGGEAACGTCHVVVDSAWIDTVGHSTDVEEGMLSMHPEREANSRLACQMTANNEWDGLTVRLPEFQL; encoded by the coding sequence ATGGCCACGATCACTTACGTGACCCACGACGGCGAGGACTACCCCGCGCCGGTGACGCCCGGCAGGTCACTGATGCAGATTGCAGTCGACGAGGCGATACCGGGGATCGATGGCGACTGTGGCGGTGAGGCGGCATGCGGAACGTGCCACGTCGTCGTCGACAGCGCGTGGATCGACACCGTCGGACACAGCACAGACGTCGAAGAAGGCATGTTGAGTATGCACCCCGAACGTGAGGCCAACTCGCGACTGGCCTGCCAGATGACCGCCAACAACGAGTGGGACGGTCTGACCGTTCGCCTTCCCGAGTTCCAGTTGTGA
- a CDS encoding NAD(P)/FAD-dependent oxidoreductase: MSTDRVVIVGASHAGAQLAANLRKEKWAGDILLIGDEGRLPYQRPPLSKAYLAGDCHLDDVAIRSHQFYDKQRIQLVDGTVTSIDRAERTVTLGNNDAVSYSKLALCTGARARALPVPGADLPGVHYLRTATDVEAIRAAAVPGSRVVIVGGGYIGLETAASLRTLGVEVTVLEAAGRVLERVTAPVVSEFFDRIHREKGVDVRIDAIVEGFRGDKRVASVVLAGGETLAADLVIVGVGVIPNTELAAAAGIDVENGILVDDRARSSDPDIVAAGDCANHRIERYGRRVRLECVSATTEHAKIAAATICDNTTGRAALPWFWSDQYDLKLQIAGLNTGYDEVLVSGDPAHGRDFTCYYFSAGELIAADCVNRPADFVNAKRAIAQRAPIVRSALIGATP; this comes from the coding sequence GTGAGCACTGATCGGGTCGTGATCGTCGGCGCAAGCCACGCCGGCGCACAGCTGGCGGCCAATTTGCGCAAGGAGAAGTGGGCTGGAGACATCCTGCTGATCGGCGACGAGGGCCGCCTGCCGTATCAGCGGCCGCCGCTGTCCAAGGCATACCTGGCCGGCGATTGCCATCTCGACGATGTCGCGATCCGAAGCCACCAGTTCTACGACAAGCAACGGATCCAGCTCGTCGACGGAACCGTAACCTCGATCGACCGTGCCGAACGAACCGTCACTCTCGGCAACAACGACGCGGTGTCCTACTCGAAGTTGGCCCTGTGCACCGGCGCTCGAGCTCGCGCACTGCCCGTCCCTGGGGCCGATCTGCCGGGCGTGCACTATCTGCGCACCGCCACCGACGTCGAGGCCATCCGCGCCGCCGCGGTCCCGGGTTCGCGGGTCGTCATTGTCGGCGGCGGGTACATCGGCCTGGAGACAGCGGCCTCGCTTCGAACCCTGGGTGTCGAAGTGACCGTCCTGGAGGCGGCAGGACGCGTACTCGAACGTGTCACGGCGCCCGTCGTGTCGGAATTCTTCGATCGAATTCACCGCGAGAAGGGTGTCGACGTACGGATCGACGCAATCGTCGAGGGGTTCCGCGGCGACAAACGAGTCGCCAGCGTTGTCCTCGCCGGTGGAGAAACGCTGGCCGCTGACCTGGTCATCGTCGGCGTCGGCGTCATTCCGAACACGGAGCTCGCAGCAGCTGCGGGCATCGACGTCGAAAACGGCATCCTCGTCGACGACCGCGCTCGTAGCAGCGATCCTGACATCGTCGCAGCCGGCGACTGCGCCAACCACCGAATCGAGCGGTACGGGAGACGTGTTCGTCTCGAGTGCGTGTCCGCAACAACCGAGCACGCCAAAATCGCGGCGGCCACAATCTGCGACAACACAACCGGTCGTGCCGCACTGCCGTGGTTCTGGTCCGACCAATACGACCTCAAACTCCAGATCGCCGGGCTCAACACCGGATACGACGAGGTGCTGGTCAGCGGCGACCCCGCCCATGGCCGCGACTTCACCTGCTACTATTTCTCCGCCGGAGAACTGATTGCAGCTGACTGCGTCAACAGACCCGCTGACTTCGTGAACGCCAAGCGCGCCATTGCACAACGAGCGCCGATCGTCAGGTCCGCATTGATCGGAGCGACCCCATGA
- a CDS encoding cytochrome P450 has protein sequence MSISTALADKAQSMIPIDLQIRGAHVYDKARRIVTRTDGKKIFTETPIPPVEEVELTDIDLSNPFLYRQGRWRSYFERVRNEAPVHFQPRSPFGPFWSVTRHADIIAVDKNHDAFSAEPFIIIGRPPRFMDIAMFIAMDPPRHDKQRAAVQGVVAPKNLREMEGLIRSRVREVLDELPLDEPFDWVQTVSVELTARMLATLLDYPYEQRHKLVQWSDLATSMEQANGGPSDNDKVFREMVAMAQGLSALWRDKAARTAAGEEPGFDLITMLQSNEDTKDLLDDSPMEFLGNLVLLIVGGNDTTRNSMSGGVLALNEYPDQFEKLKANPDLIPNAVSEIIRWQTPLAYMRRVAKKDVMLNGQFIRKGDKVVMWYASGNRDERVFDRPDELIIDRSNARNHIAFGFGVHRCMGNRLAELQLRILWEELLERFDDIAVVGDPEYVQSNFVRGISKMMVRLTPKQET, from the coding sequence ATGAGCATCTCAACTGCCCTCGCCGACAAAGCGCAGTCCATGATCCCGATCGATCTACAAATCCGTGGCGCCCACGTCTATGACAAGGCCCGCCGGATCGTCACCCGAACCGACGGCAAAAAGATCTTCACCGAGACCCCCATCCCGCCTGTCGAGGAAGTCGAACTCACCGACATCGATCTGAGCAACCCATTCCTCTACCGACAGGGCAGGTGGCGGTCCTACTTCGAGCGTGTGCGCAATGAGGCGCCCGTTCACTTCCAGCCCCGCAGTCCCTTCGGGCCGTTCTGGTCGGTCACTCGACATGCCGACATCATCGCTGTCGACAAGAACCACGACGCGTTCTCCGCCGAACCGTTCATCATCATCGGTCGGCCGCCCCGCTTCATGGACATCGCGATGTTCATCGCCATGGACCCGCCGCGGCACGACAAGCAGCGCGCCGCCGTCCAGGGAGTCGTCGCACCGAAGAACCTGCGCGAGATGGAGGGCCTCATCCGGTCGCGCGTCCGGGAAGTCCTCGACGAGCTACCGCTCGACGAACCGTTCGACTGGGTCCAGACCGTGTCGGTCGAACTGACCGCGCGGATGCTCGCGACATTGCTCGACTACCCCTACGAGCAGCGCCACAAACTCGTCCAGTGGTCGGATCTGGCCACGTCGATGGAGCAGGCCAACGGCGGACCATCAGACAACGACAAAGTTTTCCGCGAGATGGTCGCGATGGCACAGGGCTTGAGTGCGCTATGGCGAGACAAGGCCGCGCGGACCGCGGCAGGCGAGGAGCCTGGTTTCGACCTCATCACCATGCTGCAGAGCAACGAGGACACCAAAGACCTTCTCGACGACAGCCCCATGGAGTTCCTCGGGAACCTCGTGCTGCTGATCGTCGGCGGCAACGACACCACCCGCAACTCGATGAGCGGCGGAGTGCTGGCTCTCAACGAGTATCCCGACCAGTTCGAGAAACTCAAAGCCAATCCGGACCTGATCCCCAACGCGGTGTCGGAGATCATCCGGTGGCAAACCCCCCTGGCGTACATGCGCCGGGTCGCCAAGAAGGACGTGATGCTCAACGGTCAGTTCATCCGCAAAGGCGACAAAGTCGTCATGTGGTACGCCTCCGGCAACCGCGACGAGCGAGTGTTCGACCGCCCGGACGAGCTCATCATCGATCGGTCCAACGCTCGCAACCACATCGCGTTCGGTTTCGGCGTGCACCGTTGCATGGGAAACCGCCTGGCCGAATTGCAGTTGCGCATTCTCTGGGAAGAACTCCTCGAGCGCTTCGACGACATCGCGGTGGTCGGTGATCCGGAGTACGTGCAGTCCAACTTCGTTCGTGGGATCAGCAAGATGATGGTCCGTCTGACTCCCAAGCAGGAGACGTGA
- a CDS encoding BtrH N-terminal domain-containing protein, whose translation MGGHCGSGAMRDLMEWTGLGFDGPPDEGLVFALGGALSLTYIRSSALMPPVYLVGRGPDFEVDLPRRLGGTVEVLATDDPAEGWENLRGEIDQGRPALVWAEIAELPYLRVQLRMSRHDIVVVGYDETQGIAYIADNDREDLQRVPLDALARARRSTSFPEPTRHTQFRINWPQTPPSIIEVAAQAFAQSAASLSTPGASTIAGPAEHGSHGLDAASALASDVCSWGALSTDDLEMHLFSLGAFIEKAGTGGGLFRRLLAQGCDEIARLTGDHATAILAANAHHAATSWTAVARAAVQKDHASSERLRSVTTLAAALPEAEATLEASLRKAAASLSG comes from the coding sequence ATGGGCGGCCACTGTGGGTCCGGTGCGATGCGAGACCTCATGGAGTGGACCGGGCTCGGTTTCGACGGCCCACCCGATGAGGGCCTCGTCTTTGCCCTCGGCGGAGCCCTCTCCCTCACCTACATTCGATCAAGCGCGCTGATGCCACCCGTGTACTTGGTCGGACGAGGACCTGATTTTGAGGTGGACCTCCCCCGCCGTCTGGGCGGCACCGTCGAGGTGCTTGCCACCGACGACCCGGCCGAGGGTTGGGAGAACCTTCGTGGCGAGATCGATCAGGGCCGCCCTGCACTGGTCTGGGCGGAGATCGCAGAACTCCCCTATCTGCGGGTCCAGTTGCGCATGAGCCGCCACGACATCGTGGTAGTCGGCTACGACGAGACGCAAGGCATCGCGTACATCGCCGACAACGATCGCGAAGATCTTCAACGCGTCCCACTGGACGCACTCGCACGCGCGCGCCGCTCGACCTCCTTCCCGGAGCCAACCCGACACACGCAGTTTCGTATCAATTGGCCACAGACGCCGCCTTCAATTATCGAGGTGGCCGCACAGGCATTCGCGCAATCCGCAGCGAGCCTGAGCACCCCAGGCGCATCGACGATCGCCGGGCCCGCAGAACATGGGTCACACGGCCTCGACGCGGCCAGCGCTCTCGCATCCGACGTCTGCAGCTGGGGAGCCCTGTCCACCGACGACCTCGAGATGCACTTATTCAGCCTCGGCGCCTTCATCGAGAAAGCGGGGACCGGCGGTGGCCTCTTCCGCCGACTGCTGGCACAGGGCTGCGATGAAATCGCACGCCTCACCGGCGATCACGCAACCGCCATCCTTGCAGCCAACGCCCACCATGCGGCGACATCCTGGACTGCAGTCGCACGCGCAGCAGTACAGAAGGATCACGCCTCATCCGAGCGGCTCCGATCCGTCACAACCCTCGCGGCAGCTCTACCCGAGGCGGAAGCGACTCTGGAGGCGTCACTGCGAAAGGCCGCAGCATCCTTGTCAGGCTAA
- a CDS encoding AraC family transcriptional regulator: MSLVELGIPPLAFAQLLDSGALGAAETRAFGRIMAREGVDLAVVIARQGQVPVRWFHEVYPAMDAQQGFRLGVAFAEHAQLTSFGPLSLPLVSAGSVLEVVQLLRFLPLISTALSTEFQHGDSGLTIALAGRTDSPGTDCLAVTYGGLAVLRLVDMLAGAVPSVELHLTCQAPADLIVVGEIGHRILFDARAAFVHIPAAVLYDVCRFSDPVAYRIGIAELRRVYEQRRPNSYTQLVRAQFDADPARADGARIAAELATSVSTLKRRLHAEGTTLRRLRQQFAQERATARLLDPGISVGEIAAELGYSEVASFSHAFTRWVGCSPTQFRRAPSNQRAAPGI; the protein is encoded by the coding sequence GTGAGCCTTGTCGAGTTGGGGATACCGCCGCTAGCGTTCGCGCAGCTCCTCGACAGCGGTGCCCTGGGCGCGGCGGAGACGCGAGCGTTCGGACGCATCATGGCCCGCGAGGGCGTCGATCTCGCGGTCGTCATTGCGCGACAGGGCCAAGTGCCTGTCCGGTGGTTTCACGAGGTGTATCCGGCGATGGACGCCCAGCAGGGATTCCGGTTGGGCGTGGCGTTCGCCGAGCACGCCCAGCTGACCTCTTTCGGCCCCCTCAGTTTGCCGCTGGTCAGTGCGGGTTCCGTCCTCGAAGTTGTTCAACTGCTTCGGTTCTTGCCCCTGATATCGACCGCGCTGAGCACCGAGTTCCAGCACGGAGACTCTGGACTGACGATCGCTCTGGCCGGGCGCACAGATAGCCCCGGCACCGATTGTCTCGCCGTCACCTACGGTGGTCTGGCTGTCCTGCGGTTGGTGGACATGCTCGCCGGTGCCGTCCCCTCCGTGGAGCTTCATCTGACATGCCAGGCGCCGGCAGACCTGATCGTCGTGGGTGAGATCGGCCATCGGATCCTTTTCGACGCGCGCGCGGCGTTCGTGCATATACCGGCTGCCGTGCTCTACGACGTGTGCCGCTTCTCCGACCCCGTGGCCTACCGGATCGGTATCGCCGAGCTTCGACGCGTCTACGAACAGCGCAGGCCCAATTCCTACACGCAGCTGGTCCGCGCACAGTTCGATGCTGACCCTGCGCGCGCTGACGGCGCTCGTATCGCGGCGGAGCTGGCGACATCGGTGAGCACACTCAAGCGACGCCTGCACGCCGAGGGCACCACCCTGCGTCGCCTGCGGCAGCAGTTCGCCCAAGAACGAGCCACCGCGCGACTGCTGGATCCCGGCATCAGTGTCGGCGAGATAGCCGCAGAACTGGGGTACTCCGAGGTCGCCAGTTTCTCCCATGCATTTACACGGTGGGTCGGGTGCTCCCCGACTCAGTTCCGCCGCGCACCGTCGAATCAGCGGGCAGCGCCGGGCATCTGA